AAAGGTGTCGCTGAGGTATTCGCAAAGCTCCGGCTGATTGAGAATCTCGGAATCGTCTGCCTGGTATTCTTGCAAGAGGAGGCCTGCGACAGCTTGGGTGCCCTTGATCCAGCCGCCCAGGCTGACGAGCTGGGCCAGATTCTCATCGCGCAGCTCTTTCATGGAATCGCGCACGCTTTTTTGGGCCCGGTCCAACTCCCGTCGGACCTCGTCCCACCCTTCATTCCGGGCACTTTCCAGGATGATCTGGCAGTGGGGCAAGACCGACTCCTTGACCCCCAGCACCTCAGCCAAACGCAGCACCTGCTGTCCTGTGAGGTGGACTTCTTCGCTATCCTTGGCTTGCACCGCCACGAAGCCATTGGCCACCACCATGCCCAGGAGAAGAGCCGTTTCCCCCCTCGACTGGACCAAACTGAGATCCTCCAAGCGCTTGCCAATGAGCTGGGAGTGCCAATTCTGTTTGCCCAGTTTGTCCAGCGAACGGAAGACTTCGTCCGGGAGAGGAACGACCACTTCCTCCACCAGATCGGCTGGCAATTCGTCCAGATTGAGCTGAAGCGGAGGACCCTCCTCAGCCGAAAGCGAGAAAGCCAAAAATAGAGAAAGAGCGAAATGCCAAAGGGCTCGGGACATACGGCGAAAGGTTACGTTCGCCAAAGAGCGATGCAATCAGGGATCTCTGGCTGGAAAACTCGCACCATCCTCCGACCCATCAGACGCCCAAGCGTACAAACTTGGCATTCACCGTTTCGAGGAGCAGCTTCACAATTGTCTCGTCGCCGATCCGATCGATCACTTCCTTGGAAAAGCCAAAGATGATCAACTTCCGGGCCGCCCGCGCATCGATGCCTCGTGACATGAAGTAGAAGAGATCCTCATCCGGGATCGATCCCGAAGTGGAGCCGTGACTGCACTTCACCTGGTCCGCATTGATTTCCAGACCGGGCATGGAGTTGGCCTCGGCCTTGTCACTCAAAAGAAGGTTCCGGCAGGTCTGGTAGGCATCGGTGTAATGCGCCCCCTCATCCACCCGAATGAGGCCGGCAAAGATGGAGCGGGCTTCATCGTAGAGAGCATTTTTGTAGAGAAGATCGCTGGTGGTGTGGGGGGCCTCGTGACTTTGAAGGGTGCGTTGGTCCATCTCCTGGGTCTCACCGGCCACCGCCAGCGAGAGCATTTCGCTGTTGGCTCCGGTGCCGGTCATCCGGCTGAGATTTTCGGAGCGAACCCAGCGACTCCCCACATGCATGAAGAGACTTTTGATATCGGCATCCCGCGCCACCACCGTGTTCTGCAACTGCATGAACCGACTCTCCATATTGAGGTCTTGCTGGATGGCGTATCGAACCCGGCCGCCCTCGGCCGCATGCAGATCAGCCTTGGTCATGATGAGACCGGAAGTGGTGGCGTCCGCGTTGAAGAGCCGTTCGATGAGATGCAGTTCGGCATTCTTTCCGGCGCTCACAAGTGTTCGTGGGAGGACGGCCGCGTCCTCTCCGGAAACCCAATGGACCACTTCGATCGGCCGCTTCAGTTCGACTTGGTCGGCTGCATGGAGGAAAATCCCATGGTCGGAAGTCGCCTTGTGAAGGGCCGCGTATTTGGCCGAACCCAGCTCCTGCCGCTGTTCCGCGAAGAGGGGTCGGACCAATTCAGGGGCCGTTTGGAGAGCCTCGTTGAGAGGGAGAGCGGTCACGCCTTCAGGCAACTCCCCCACTTCCCGGACCGCCAGGTGCCCGTTCACAAAGACGAAGCGAGCGATGGCTCCTTCGAGCTTCGGCAGGCGGGCCGCGAGAGCCGCGGCGTGGTCCTGGGGAAGCGCCTTGGCGCGGACATAATGGCTGAGGTTGGCCTCCTTCCAGTTGGCGAAGCGCCAACTTTCGTCTTTGCGCTGAGGCAGCGGGAGGGCCTGGAAGCGATCCCACGCCACGCGACGTGATTCGAGATACCAATCGGGTAGATTGGGTGCCGGGGCGGCCGGCAAGGTCTCCAACAGTTTCGACGGGGGGTTCGAGGTGGAGGATTCCATTTCCAAAGTTTCTTCGAGCATGGTGTGCGTGGGTTGTGTTCGCAAGGATTCAGCCAACAGAGCCTTCCATCTCCAATTCAATCAGCCTTTTCAGCTCGACGCTGTATTCCATCGGGAATTCTCTCACGAGATCGTTAATGAAACCGTTCACGCTCAAGCTCATGGCCTCAGCCTCGCTGAGACCGCGTTGTTGCATGTAGAAAATCTGCTCCTCACTCACTTGGCTGACGCTGGCCTCGTGCTGGGTGGCGTGCTGGTTACCCCGCACCGTGATGGCCGGGTAGGTATCGGTGCGACTGCGGGTGTTGATGAGCAGGGCATCGCACTCCGTGTTGTTTTTGCAGCCGCGAAGGTGCTTGGGGATGTGGACTTGGCCACGATAAGTCGAACGACCTTCTCCCACGCTGATGCTCTTGGAAATCACGTTGGAAGAAGTCTCATCCGCCCCGTGAATCATCTTGGCGCCCGTGTCCTGATGCTGTCCGTCATTGGCCAAAGCGATGCTGATGACCTCCCCTCGAGCCTTGCGACCCTTCATGATGACGCCTGGATACTTCATGGTGAGCCGAGAACCAATATTGCAATCGATCCAACGAACCTCTGCGTTCTCGTGCGCCAGACCACGCTTTGTCACCAAATTGAAGACATTGCTGCTCCAATTTTGGACCGTGACATACTGAATCTTCGCATCCTTCATCGCGACCAGCTCCACCACCGCGCTGTGAAGGGTGGAGGTCTCAAACTTGGGCGCGGTGCACCCTTCCATATACATCACTTCCGCTCCCTCATCGGCAATGATGAGCGTCCGTTCAAACTGCCCGAAATTCTCTGAATTGATCCGGAAGTAGGCCTGCAAAGGATGCTTCACTTTGACCCCGGGAGGGACATAAATGAAGCTCCCTCCACTGAAAACGGCGCTATTGAGCGCGGAAAATTTGTTGTCTCCGGTCGGGATGACTTTGCCAAACCATCGTTTGAAGACCTCGGCATGCTCTTTCAGGCCCTCCGTGCTATTCACGAAGATGACCCCTTCCTTAGCCAGCTCTTCCTTCACGTTGGAGTAGGCCGCTTCGGAATCATACTGCGCCTCGACCCCGGCTAAGAACTTACGCTCCTGTTCCGGGATTCCCAGTCGCTCGAAAGTCTCCTTCACTTCATCGGGCACCTCATCCCAACTCCGCTTGGGCTGCGCGCCGGAGGAGAGATAATAACGAATTTTACTAAAATCGATATTCTCTAGGTCCTTGGTCGCCCAGTTGGTCGGCATGGGTTTTTTCCAAAACTGGGCCAGTCCACGCTTGCGGAATTCCCTCACCCAATCGGGATCGCCTTTGACGTTGGAAATGTAATCAATGGTCTCTTCGGTCAGCCCAACGCCCGCGTCGTAAGTGTGTTTTTCGGGAAAGTAGAAATTCCCGATTTCATCTTTCTCACTGGCAATGTCCTGAACGGTTTGTGCTTCTGGATCGATGGTGCTCATAAGCGTTTTATAGTAGTGACGAACGTGCGAAGTCGATTCAAGCGGTCACCAGTTCTTCCTTGACCCAATCGTAGCCTTTCTCTTCTAGCTCCAAGGCCAACTCTTTCGTTCCACTGTGAACAATCCGGCCATGATACATAATGTGGACATGATCCGGCACGATGTAGTCCAAGAGGCGCTGGTAGTGTGTGATGACGAGGAAGCCCCGTTCGGGCGAGCGCATGGAATTGACTCCTTGCGCTACAATTTTGAGAGCATCGATATCCAGTCCCGAATCGGTTTCGTCCAAAAGACAATACTTCGGCTCCAACAGCATCATTTGGAGGATTTCATTCCGCTTCTTCTCCCCGCCCGAGAAACCTTCATTGACGGAGCGAGCGGTGAAAGAACGGTCGATCTCCAACTCGTCCATCCGGGCATACATCTTCTGGTAAAAGGCGACCGCGTCGATGTCCTCGCCCTTGGGAAGGCGGGCTTGCAGGGCCGCGCGCAGAAAATTGGCGTTGCTGACCCCGGGGATCTCGGAGGGATACTGAAAGGCCAAAAAGAGACCGGCCCGGGAACGTTCGTCGATTTCCATTTCGAGGATGTCTTCCCCGTCCATCGACACCTCGCCCCCGGTCACCTCATAGCCCTCATGGCCGGCCAACACCTTCGATAAGGTGCTCTTGCCGGAACCATTTGGCCCCATGATGGCGTGAACTTCTCCTTGGGGGATGGTCAGGGTGAGTCCTTTGAGAATGTCTTTCTCTTCAACCCGGGCGGCTAAATTTTGAATGGCAAGTTTACTCATCTTTTGGCGGTGTCAGATTTCTTCTTCGGTCTTTGGCTTTTGAAAACGGCTTAGGCTTGATCTCGGCAGTCGGGACAAACCCCGTGAAAGGTCATGTTGGCTTCGATGAGGGAGGTCCCGCGCGGGAAAACCCAGCTCTCGGTGACCGCTGCGCCCTTGCGGAGGGGTATGTCGCGGACCGACTCGCAGACATCACAGTGGAAGTGGGCATGGTCGGTCAGATTGGGACAATAGCGGGAAGGCGAGCGATCGAAATTCACCTGTCGCACGAGCCCCGCATTGGTCAGCGTCTCCAGACAGTTGTAAACGGTGGCTAGGGAGATGTTGGCGACTTTTTGTTTCACAAGATCATAGACCTCGGAGGCCGTGGGATGACTCCGCTTCTCCATCAAGGTATCGAAGACTTCCCGGCGCTGTTTGGTCATGCGAAAATCTCCCGAACCCTTTTTCAAGGCCCGGCGAAGTCGCTTGTCATGGATGGGGGTGCTCATTTAGAGGACATGGGATTCCCGAATTGGATTACGTAAGACCTTCGACGGAAGTTTCTTTTTATCAAGAATTATTCCAAATAAAGAAAAGACCAAGCTCGTTTTTGCCCGGTTCTCCCATTCACCCGACGGCATCGGAAGATCTACCCTACCCAGCCCGATCGAGGAAGCGCCGCGCCTCTTGGACTTCGTCGGCCGTGGGCGGGGCCTTTTCCCAGATTTCCAAGAAACGCCGGTAGGCACTGGCGGCCCGCTTTTCGTGGCCGGCCTCTGCCAGGAGGCGGGCAATCGCCAAAACGGCTGGGGCGTTCCCCGGCTGGATGGCAAAACACTGTCGGAAAGACACTTCCGCCAAGTCGGTGCGCCCGCCTGCGAGGTAGGCCCAGCCCATGAACTCCTCAATGGGAGCCAAGAGGACCGGTGGGGGCAGGCGATTTCCCTGACCCGCCTTTTCGCCGAGAATCTTGAACCAAGTGCCGGCCAGGCCGATCTCGCCCTGGCGGATGTAGACGGCGGCTCGCAGGTAGCGCTCATAAAAATGGAGGGTTTTGATGGCCCCTCCCCACTCCTCGGCATTGCCTCGGGCCTTGGCCAGATCGCCACTGGCCGCCAGCCCCTCGCCCGCTTGCACCAGCAAGGCGTGCAGCCGAAGCGCCTCCTCCACCTCCCCCGCTTCCAGCGCACGCATGCCTTCGAGGAAACGCTTGCTGCCTTCGAGGAAGTAGTTGGAAGCGCCGCCGTAGTCGCGACGGAGGGCGTCCGACTCCGGGAGTGCCTCCCAAGCGGCCTGCCACAGGCGCTGGCGAATGGCCAGCCGGGTCGGGAGGGTTTGGCCTCGATAGAACTGGAAGCCCGCCCCAGCGGAATCAAAGCGGTTGCTGGGAAAGCGAATGGCCGAGAGTTCGCGCGCGAGGCGCTGGGCTTCTCCCGCCGCCCCTTGCTCGACCGCCACCGAAGCCAACAGTTCCAGCGTCTTGAGGTAGCCCACTTTCTCGAAGGGCTCGGCCCGGCCCGCTTGGAACCCTTGTTCGTAGTCGGCCCGGGCTTTCTCTAAAGCGACCCGGGCACCCACCCAGTTGCCCGAAAGATACAAAAGCGAGGCCCCGGAGAACAGTTGGTAAGGACTGGCCGCGCCCAAGCTCACCAGCTCCTTCGCGACTCTCAAGGTGGGCTCGGGATCGGGCCCTCGGAAATAGCTCAGGAGGAGGAAATGCTTAAAAATGGGGTTGTCCGGCTGGAGGCCTGCCAAGCGCTCAAAGGTGGCGAGGCTATCCTTTTGCTTCGGCAGAGGCTGGCCTTCGGCATCAAAGCCATCCTGGCTGAGAAAGGCGTGCAAGACCTGGGCGTGGCGATCCTCGGGAAATTCCTCGGCAATCGCTCCCAAGACTGCCACCATTTGAGGCAGGCCGTCTTTTCGCAGAGCGATGAGGGAGTCGATGTAAAGCTGCTCCTGGCGACCAGCCGCCGGGGCCAAGGCGAGGGCGCGTTCGAAGGCCCGCCGCCGGAATTCTTTGTATTCGTGATTGTGGGTCAGCAGGGAAACACTCAGACCCCAGTAGGCCATGACACACTCCGGCTCCATCAAAAGGGCCGCACTGAAGGCGCGACTGGCCTCATAGTCATCGAAGGCATAGATGGAAGCCATCCCCTGCTGCAGGTAGCGACGGACGACGGGCGAGTTCGAGGCCCATTCCCACTCTCCTCCCACGTTCGGCAGCCCCTGGATGGAGCGCGGGGGCAGCTTGTTGATGATATTGGGGGGGATGATCTTGGTGACCTGATCCTGCGCCGAGACCTTCCACTCTGAGAAGAGGAGGAGCGCGGCCCAAAGCAGGAAGATCGGCATCATGCAAAAAAAGGGCGACGCCCCTGGCCCGCAAACGCAAAAATTTGCGCAGGCAGATCGAAGATTCCGCTCTACGCTCCCTCCCATGAAACTCGGGATCATTGGCTGCGGGAAAATGGGCAGCGCTCTCATCGACGGCGCGCTCCAAGGGAAGGTGGTCCAGTCGAGCGACCTCCGAGCTTTCGATCTCCACTCGCCCTCGCTGGAAGCCTTTGCCGCCCAAACCGGGGCCCAACCCGCGTCCTCCAACCAAGAGGTCATCGACGAAAGCGAAGTCGTCCTCCTCTGCACCAAGCCGCAAGATCTCCCGGCCCTGCTGGCCAGTTTGGAGTTCGCTCGCCAGCCCCTTTTGCTCTCCATCGCGGCCGGACTGGCCCTCGCCACCCTCGAAACGTCGGTTGGCGGTGATTGCCCCATCATTCGAGTGATGCCCAACACCCCAGCCCTGGTGGGTCAAGGCGCCTCCGCCTACGCCCTCGGAACACGGGCCACCCGCCAGCACGCGGCCATGGCCCAGGCCATCTTCGGCGCCGTGGGCATCGCGCACGAAGTGAAAGAGGATCTGCTGGATGCAGTGACCGGCCTCAGCGGGAGCGGCCCGGCCTACGTCTACACTCTCATCGAAACGCTGGCCGACGCGGGCGTGCAAAATGGCTTGCCCCGTGAGATCGCGCTTGACCTTGCCCTGCAAACCGTCTTGGGCGCAGCCAGCATGGTAAAGGAAACCGGGCAGCACCCGGCCGTCTTGCGCGACATGGTCACCAGCCCCGGCGGCACCACCATCGCAGGCTTGGCTGCTTTGGAAGAAAAGGGCCTGCGAGCGGCTTTGCTGGCCGGGGTGAAAGCGGCCACCACGCGCTCCCAAGAATTGGGCCAGTAACCTGCGTCCAGAAGCGCTCCCTCCCCGTCCGCGGCCGAGAAATCTCCCCTCCTGGCCCGCACCGCAGCAGGAGCATTTGGATCTAGGCGGCGCTCGGAAGGCGGGCCAGCCGAGCTTCGTAAGCCCTGATGGCCGCTTTGGTCGCGGGATCCAAGGGCGGCTTACCCCAGGGGTTGCTCTTGCTTTCCAGGCTTTTGAGAAAGAGATAAGCCTGGACGGTTCCTGGACCGGGTTGGCGGACGAGTGAGAAATCCATCTGGAAGACATGGACCTGGTTCTGGACGGTTCGGGCCGGGTGGAGTTGGGGCGGCACTTCATTGACCACGATCGTTTCCTCGACGTGAATTCGCCCAAAATCGCGATACTCGCTGCGGTAGACGTCCTCGGTCACATACCCCGGCTCGACCCAGGCCGGGAAGACGCTTTTTTCCTGGCTGGTCCGGGGGCTTTGGCGATCGACCTTGAAATGGTCGTAGCCGCGTTGCAGGGCCAGTTCGGAAGCGCGGGCGTAAGCGAAGGTCCGCGCGAAGTCCATGGGCGGATGGTTGTAGTTGGTGAAGGTCACCCGCAGCTGGTTGGATCCCAGCTCCTCGGTGCGGTAGCCGCCCCAACCGGGAAACGCGCCCTGCCAGGGCGCATCGGGCGAAACGTGATGCGGCTTGTAGTAAGTCTGTGCGGGGGTGCAGGCGGAGAGCAGGGACAGCAGTCCCGCAGCCAGCGCTAAGAACGAACTCTTCATCCTGCGAACTGACGGACTCCCCAGCAAACTATTCACGGCTCACAGCCTCAGCCCTTGGGCTTCCCTTCTCCCCGGACGCCAGCGGGACCCCTCGCGCCGCCTGGCCTTTGCTTGTCCTTTGGCTTCTTGCCACCCTTCCGGCTGGCTGCCCACGGCTCTCTCGCCCGACCCAGCCAAAAATACCCTTGGCAGCCTTCAGCCTCTCGCCTATCAAGAGCCCATGATCATCCAGCCGCGCATCCGAGGATTCATCTGTCTGACCGCTCACCCCGAGGGCTGCGCTGCCCATGTCCAAGAACAAATTGATCTCGTGAAATCACGCGGCCCTCTCGAAGGCGGGCCCAAGTCCGTGCTGGTGGTGGGGGCTTCGACCGGCTACGGCCTCGCTTCCCGCATCGCCGCGGCCTATGGCTCGGGCGCTGCCACTCTCGGCGTCTTCTTCGAGAAACCGCCCACCGAAAAAAAGACGGCCTCCCCGGGCTACTACAATAGCGCTGCCTTCGAAAAAGCGGCCACCGCCGATGGCCTCTTCGCCAGGAGTCTCAATGGAGATGCCTTTTCCGAGGAACTGAAACAGCAGGCCATCCAACTCATCAAGGAGGGGCCGGGGCAGGTCGATCTGGTGGTCTACTCCCTGGCCTCTCCCCGACGGACCGATCCCACCAACGGAGAAACCTACAAATCGGTGCTCAAACCGGTCGGCCAGGCCTTCAGCGCG
This is a stretch of genomic DNA from Verrucomicrobiota bacterium. It encodes these proteins:
- the sufD gene encoding Fe-S cluster assembly protein SufD, with amino-acid sequence MLEETLEMESSTSNPPSKLLETLPAAPAPNLPDWYLESRRVAWDRFQALPLPQRKDESWRFANWKEANLSHYVRAKALPQDHAAALAARLPKLEGAIARFVFVNGHLAVREVGELPEGVTALPLNEALQTAPELVRPLFAEQRQELGSAKYAALHKATSDHGIFLHAADQVELKRPIEVVHWVSGEDAAVLPRTLVSAGKNAELHLIERLFNADATTSGLIMTKADLHAAEGGRVRYAIQQDLNMESRFMQLQNTVVARDADIKSLFMHVGSRWVRSENLSRMTGTGANSEMLSLAVAGETQEMDQRTLQSHEAPHTTSDLLYKNALYDEARSIFAGLIRVDEGAHYTDAYQTCRNLLLSDKAEANSMPGLEINADQVKCSHGSTSGSIPDEDLFYFMSRGIDARAARKLIIFGFSKEVIDRIGDETIVKLLLETVNAKFVRLGV
- the sufB gene encoding Fe-S cluster assembly protein SufB is translated as MSTIDPEAQTVQDIASEKDEIGNFYFPEKHTYDAGVGLTEETIDYISNVKGDPDWVREFRKRGLAQFWKKPMPTNWATKDLENIDFSKIRYYLSSGAQPKRSWDEVPDEVKETFERLGIPEQERKFLAGVEAQYDSEAAYSNVKEELAKEGVIFVNSTEGLKEHAEVFKRWFGKVIPTGDNKFSALNSAVFSGGSFIYVPPGVKVKHPLQAYFRINSENFGQFERTLIIADEGAEVMYMEGCTAPKFETSTLHSAVVELVAMKDAKIQYVTVQNWSSNVFNLVTKRGLAHENAEVRWIDCNIGSRLTMKYPGVIMKGRKARGEVISIALANDGQHQDTGAKMIHGADETSSNVISKSISVGEGRSTYRGQVHIPKHLRGCKNNTECDALLINTRSRTDTYPAITVRGNQHATQHEASVSQVSEEQIFYMQQRGLSEAEAMSLSVNGFINDLVREFPMEYSVELKRLIELEMEGSVG
- the sufC gene encoding Fe-S cluster assembly ATPase SufC; its protein translation is MSKLAIQNLAARVEEKDILKGLTLTIPQGEVHAIMGPNGSGKSTLSKVLAGHEGYEVTGGEVSMDGEDILEMEIDERSRAGLFLAFQYPSEIPGVSNANFLRAALQARLPKGEDIDAVAFYQKMYARMDELEIDRSFTARSVNEGFSGGEKKRNEILQMMLLEPKYCLLDETDSGLDIDALKIVAQGVNSMRSPERGFLVITHYQRLLDYIVPDHVHIMYHGRIVHSGTKELALELEEKGYDWVKEELVTA
- a CDS encoding transcriptional repressor; this translates as MSTPIHDKRLRRALKKGSGDFRMTKQRREVFDTLMEKRSHPTASEVYDLVKQKVANISLATVYNCLETLTNAGLVRQVNFDRSPSRYCPNLTDHAHFHCDVCESVRDIPLRKGAAVTESWVFPRGTSLIEANMTFHGVCPDCRDQA
- the proC gene encoding pyrroline-5-carboxylate reductase; this encodes MKLGIIGCGKMGSALIDGALQGKVVQSSDLRAFDLHSPSLEAFAAQTGAQPASSNQEVIDESEVVLLCTKPQDLPALLASLEFARQPLLLSIAAGLALATLETSVGGDCPIIRVMPNTPALVGQGASAYALGTRATRQHAAMAQAIFGAVGIAHEVKEDLLDAVTGLSGSGPAYVYTLIETLADAGVQNGLPREIALDLALQTVLGAASMVKETGQHPAVLRDMVTSPGGTTIAGLAALEEKGLRAALLAGVKAATTRSQELGQ